A DNA window from Loxodonta africana isolate mLoxAfr1 chromosome 7, mLoxAfr1.hap2, whole genome shotgun sequence contains the following coding sequences:
- the LOC100667345 gene encoding aldehyde dehydrogenase family 3 member B2 isoform X3: MPKGISPSLHLAQSAFESEISEIGISQGEVNLALGNLRAWMKDEKVPKNLATQLDSAFIRKEPFGLVLIIAPWNYPLNLTLVPLVGALAAGNCVVLKPSEISKNVERVLAEVLPQYLDQSCFAVVLGGPEETGQLLENKFDYIFFTGSPRVGKIVMAAAAKHLTPVTLELGGKNPCYVDDDCDPQTVANRVVWFRCFNAGQTCVAPDYVLCSHETQERLLPAMQSAITRFYGEDPKSSPDLGRIVGEKQFQRVQGLLGCGRVAIGGQSDESQRYIAPTVLVDVQETELVMQEEIFGPILPIVNVQGLAEAVDFITQREKPLALYAFSNNSQVPVGWAGTTASSPSTPSPTTVPACCVLPGWRRSMPSATRPTHHATQGCCWQPWRPGAPAAALCSELPPHRHPGTRLGPLAGGDGPGVHKQAKTRAASSPAALQLSNPSPSPMLATTSWQKADRHRNLRHLLSWEGTVEGSRDVVQAAPWKP; this comes from the exons ATGCCCAAGGGAATATCCCCTTCACTACACCTGGCCCAG TCAGCCTTCGAATCAGAGATATCCGAGATCGGAATCAGCCAGGGCGAGGTTAACCTGGCCCTCGGGAACCTGCGGGCCTGGATGAAGGACGAGAAAGTGCCCAAAAACCTG GCCACACAGCTGGATTCAGCCTTCATCCGGAAGGAGCCCTTCGGCCTTGTCCTCATCATCGCCCCCTGGAACTACCCCCTGAACCTAACACTGGTGCCCCTGGTGGGTGCCCTCGCGGCAG GCAACTGCGTGGTGCTGAAGCCCTCAGAGATTAGCAAGAACGTTGAGCGGGTCCTGGCCGAGGTGCTACCCCAATACCTGGATCAG AGCTGCTTTGCCGTGGTGCTGGGCGGGCCCGAGGAGACGGGGCAGCTCCTGGAGAACAAGTTCGACTACATCTTCTTCACAG GGAGCCCCCGCGTGGGCAAGATTGTCATGGCCGCCGCTGCCAAGCACCTGACTCCCGTCACCCTGGAGCTGGGGGGCAAGAACCCCTGCTACGTAGACGATGACTGCGACCCCCAGACCGTGGCCAACCGCGTGGTCTGGTTCCGCTGCTTCAACGCCGGCCAGACCTGCGTGGCCCCGGACTATGTCCTGTGCAGCCATGAGACACAGGAGCGGCTGCTGCCTGCCATGCAGAGTGCTATCACCCGCTTCTACGGTGAGGACCCCAAAAGCTCCCCGGACCTGGGCCGCATCGTTGGAGAAAAGCAGTTCCAGCGGGTGCAGGGCCTGCTGGGCTGTGGGCGCGTGGCCATCGGTGGCCAGAGCGACGAGAGCCAGCGCTACATTG CCCCCACAGTGCTGGTGGACGTGCAGGAGACGGAGCTGGTGATGCAGGAGGAGATCTTCGGGCCCATCCTGCCCATCGTGAATGTGCAGGGCCTGGCCGAGGCCGTGGACTTCATCACCCAGCGTGAGAAGCCCCTGGCGCTCTATGCCTTCTCCAACAACAGCCAG GTGCCAGTGGGATGGGCAGGTACCACGGCAAGTTCTCCTTCGACACCTTCTCCCACCACCGTGCCTGCCTGCTGCGTTCTCCCGGGATGGAGAAGGTCTATGCCATCCGCTACCCGCCCTACTCATCACGCAACCCAAGGGTGCTGCTGGCAGCCATGGAGACCTGGAGCTCCAGCTGCTGCACTCTGCTCTGAGCTGCCTCCGCACAGGCACCCAGGCACACGTCTAGGTCCTTTGGCTGGTGGAGACGGGCCTGGAGTCCACAAACAGGCCAAGACCAGGGCTGCCTCCTCCCCAGCTGCCCTCCAACTCAGTAACCCATCGCCCTCCCCCATGTTGGCCACCACGTCCTGGCAGAAGGCAGACAGACACAGGAACCTGAGACACCTGCTTTCCTGGGAGGGGACAGTAGAGGGGTCTCGGGATGTGGTCCAGGCTGCACCATGGAAACCCTGA
- the LOC100667345 gene encoding aldehyde dehydrogenase family 3 member B1 isoform X1 yields the protein MRLRMDPFSDTLRRLREAFRSGRTRAAEFRATQLKGLGRFLQENKQLLQDALAQDLHKSAFESEISEIGISQGEVNLALGNLRAWMKDEKVPKNLATQLDSAFIRKEPFGLVLIIAPWNYPLNLTLVPLVGALAAGNCVVLKPSEISKNVERVLAEVLPQYLDQSCFAVVLGGPEETGQLLENKFDYIFFTGSPRVGKIVMAAAAKHLTPVTLELGGKNPCYVDDDCDPQTVANRVVWFRCFNAGQTCVAPDYVLCSHETQERLLPAMQSAITRFYGEDPKSSPDLGRIVGEKQFQRVQGLLGCGRVAIGGQSDESQRYIAPTVLVDVQETELVMQEEIFGPILPIVNVQGLAEAVDFITQREKPLALYAFSNNSQVPVGWAGTTASSPSTPSPTTVPACCVLPGWRRSMPSATRPTHHATQGCCWQPWRPGAPAAALCSELPPHRHPGTRLGPLAGGDGPGVHKQAKTRAASSPAALQLSNPSPSPMLATTSWQKADRHRNLRHLLSWEGTVEGSRDVVQAAPWKP from the exons ATGCGCCTCAG GATGGACCCCTTTTCGGACACGCTGCGGCGGCTGCGGGAGGCCTTCAGGTCCGGGCGGACAAGAGCAGCCGAGTTCCGGGCCACGCAGCTCAAGGGCCTGGGCCGCTTCCTGCAGGAGAACAAGCAGCTTCTGCAGGACGCGCTGGCACAGGACCTGCACAAG TCAGCCTTCGAATCAGAGATATCCGAGATCGGAATCAGCCAGGGCGAGGTTAACCTGGCCCTCGGGAACCTGCGGGCCTGGATGAAGGACGAGAAAGTGCCCAAAAACCTG GCCACACAGCTGGATTCAGCCTTCATCCGGAAGGAGCCCTTCGGCCTTGTCCTCATCATCGCCCCCTGGAACTACCCCCTGAACCTAACACTGGTGCCCCTGGTGGGTGCCCTCGCGGCAG GCAACTGCGTGGTGCTGAAGCCCTCAGAGATTAGCAAGAACGTTGAGCGGGTCCTGGCCGAGGTGCTACCCCAATACCTGGATCAG AGCTGCTTTGCCGTGGTGCTGGGCGGGCCCGAGGAGACGGGGCAGCTCCTGGAGAACAAGTTCGACTACATCTTCTTCACAG GGAGCCCCCGCGTGGGCAAGATTGTCATGGCCGCCGCTGCCAAGCACCTGACTCCCGTCACCCTGGAGCTGGGGGGCAAGAACCCCTGCTACGTAGACGATGACTGCGACCCCCAGACCGTGGCCAACCGCGTGGTCTGGTTCCGCTGCTTCAACGCCGGCCAGACCTGCGTGGCCCCGGACTATGTCCTGTGCAGCCATGAGACACAGGAGCGGCTGCTGCCTGCCATGCAGAGTGCTATCACCCGCTTCTACGGTGAGGACCCCAAAAGCTCCCCGGACCTGGGCCGCATCGTTGGAGAAAAGCAGTTCCAGCGGGTGCAGGGCCTGCTGGGCTGTGGGCGCGTGGCCATCGGTGGCCAGAGCGACGAGAGCCAGCGCTACATTG CCCCCACAGTGCTGGTGGACGTGCAGGAGACGGAGCTGGTGATGCAGGAGGAGATCTTCGGGCCCATCCTGCCCATCGTGAATGTGCAGGGCCTGGCCGAGGCCGTGGACTTCATCACCCAGCGTGAGAAGCCCCTGGCGCTCTATGCCTTCTCCAACAACAGCCAG GTGCCAGTGGGATGGGCAGGTACCACGGCAAGTTCTCCTTCGACACCTTCTCCCACCACCGTGCCTGCCTGCTGCGTTCTCCCGGGATGGAGAAGGTCTATGCCATCCGCTACCCGCCCTACTCATCACGCAACCCAAGGGTGCTGCTGGCAGCCATGGAGACCTGGAGCTCCAGCTGCTGCACTCTGCTCTGAGCTGCCTCCGCACAGGCACCCAGGCACACGTCTAGGTCCTTTGGCTGGTGGAGACGGGCCTGGAGTCCACAAACAGGCCAAGACCAGGGCTGCCTCCTCCCCAGCTGCCCTCCAACTCAGTAACCCATCGCCCTCCCCCATGTTGGCCACCACGTCCTGGCAGAAGGCAGACAGACACAGGAACCTGAGACACCTGCTTTCCTGGGAGGGGACAGTAGAGGGGTCTCGGGATGTGGTCCAGGCTGCACCATGGAAACCCTGA
- the LOC100667345 gene encoding aldehyde dehydrogenase family 3 member B2 isoform X5: protein MKDEKVPKNLATQLDSAFIRKEPFGLVLIIAPWNYPLNLTLVPLVGALAAGNCVVLKPSEISKNVERVLAEVLPQYLDQSCFAVVLGGPEETGQLLENKFDYIFFTGSPRVGKIVMAAAAKHLTPVTLELGGKNPCYVDDDCDPQTVANRVVWFRCFNAGQTCVAPDYVLCSHETQERLLPAMQSAITRFYGEDPKSSPDLGRIVGEKQFQRVQGLLGCGRVAIGGQSDESQRYIAPTVLVDVQETELVMQEEIFGPILPIVNVQGLAEAVDFITQREKPLALYAFSNNSQVPVGWAGTTASSPSTPSPTTVPACCVLPGWRRSMPSATRPTHHATQGCCWQPWRPGAPAAALCSELPPHRHPGTRLGPLAGGDGPGVHKQAKTRAASSPAALQLSNPSPSPMLATTSWQKADRHRNLRHLLSWEGTVEGSRDVVQAAPWKP, encoded by the exons ATGAAGGACGAGAAAGTGCCCAAAAACCTG GCCACACAGCTGGATTCAGCCTTCATCCGGAAGGAGCCCTTCGGCCTTGTCCTCATCATCGCCCCCTGGAACTACCCCCTGAACCTAACACTGGTGCCCCTGGTGGGTGCCCTCGCGGCAG GCAACTGCGTGGTGCTGAAGCCCTCAGAGATTAGCAAGAACGTTGAGCGGGTCCTGGCCGAGGTGCTACCCCAATACCTGGATCAG AGCTGCTTTGCCGTGGTGCTGGGCGGGCCCGAGGAGACGGGGCAGCTCCTGGAGAACAAGTTCGACTACATCTTCTTCACAG GGAGCCCCCGCGTGGGCAAGATTGTCATGGCCGCCGCTGCCAAGCACCTGACTCCCGTCACCCTGGAGCTGGGGGGCAAGAACCCCTGCTACGTAGACGATGACTGCGACCCCCAGACCGTGGCCAACCGCGTGGTCTGGTTCCGCTGCTTCAACGCCGGCCAGACCTGCGTGGCCCCGGACTATGTCCTGTGCAGCCATGAGACACAGGAGCGGCTGCTGCCTGCCATGCAGAGTGCTATCACCCGCTTCTACGGTGAGGACCCCAAAAGCTCCCCGGACCTGGGCCGCATCGTTGGAGAAAAGCAGTTCCAGCGGGTGCAGGGCCTGCTGGGCTGTGGGCGCGTGGCCATCGGTGGCCAGAGCGACGAGAGCCAGCGCTACATTG CCCCCACAGTGCTGGTGGACGTGCAGGAGACGGAGCTGGTGATGCAGGAGGAGATCTTCGGGCCCATCCTGCCCATCGTGAATGTGCAGGGCCTGGCCGAGGCCGTGGACTTCATCACCCAGCGTGAGAAGCCCCTGGCGCTCTATGCCTTCTCCAACAACAGCCAG GTGCCAGTGGGATGGGCAGGTACCACGGCAAGTTCTCCTTCGACACCTTCTCCCACCACCGTGCCTGCCTGCTGCGTTCTCCCGGGATGGAGAAGGTCTATGCCATCCGCTACCCGCCCTACTCATCACGCAACCCAAGGGTGCTGCTGGCAGCCATGGAGACCTGGAGCTCCAGCTGCTGCACTCTGCTCTGAGCTGCCTCCGCACAGGCACCCAGGCACACGTCTAGGTCCTTTGGCTGGTGGAGACGGGCCTGGAGTCCACAAACAGGCCAAGACCAGGGCTGCCTCCTCCCCAGCTGCCCTCCAACTCAGTAACCCATCGCCCTCCCCCATGTTGGCCACCACGTCCTGGCAGAAGGCAGACAGACACAGGAACCTGAGACACCTGCTTTCCTGGGAGGGGACAGTAGAGGGGTCTCGGGATGTGGTCCAGGCTGCACCATGGAAACCCTGA
- the LOC100667345 gene encoding aldehyde dehydrogenase family 3 member B1 isoform X7: MRLRMDPFSDTLRRLREAFRSGRTRAAEFRATQLKGLGRFLQENKQLLQDALAQDLHKSAFESEISEIGISQGEVNLALGNLRAWMKDEKVPKNLATQLDSAFIRKEPFGLVLIIAPWNYPLNLTLVPLVGALAAGNCVVLKPSEISKNVERVLAEVLPQYLDQSCFAVVLGGPEETGQLLENKFDYIFFTGSPRVGKIVMAAAAKHLTPVTLELGGKNPCYVDDDCDPQTVANRVVWFRCFNAGQTCVAPDYVLCSHETQERLLPAMQSAITRFYGEDPKSSPDLGRIVGEKQFQRVQGLLGCGRVAIGGQSDESQRYIAPTVLVDVQETELVMQEEIFGPILPIVNVQGLAEAVDFITQREKPLALYAFSNNSQGL; the protein is encoded by the exons ATGCGCCTCAG GATGGACCCCTTTTCGGACACGCTGCGGCGGCTGCGGGAGGCCTTCAGGTCCGGGCGGACAAGAGCAGCCGAGTTCCGGGCCACGCAGCTCAAGGGCCTGGGCCGCTTCCTGCAGGAGAACAAGCAGCTTCTGCAGGACGCGCTGGCACAGGACCTGCACAAG TCAGCCTTCGAATCAGAGATATCCGAGATCGGAATCAGCCAGGGCGAGGTTAACCTGGCCCTCGGGAACCTGCGGGCCTGGATGAAGGACGAGAAAGTGCCCAAAAACCTG GCCACACAGCTGGATTCAGCCTTCATCCGGAAGGAGCCCTTCGGCCTTGTCCTCATCATCGCCCCCTGGAACTACCCCCTGAACCTAACACTGGTGCCCCTGGTGGGTGCCCTCGCGGCAG GCAACTGCGTGGTGCTGAAGCCCTCAGAGATTAGCAAGAACGTTGAGCGGGTCCTGGCCGAGGTGCTACCCCAATACCTGGATCAG AGCTGCTTTGCCGTGGTGCTGGGCGGGCCCGAGGAGACGGGGCAGCTCCTGGAGAACAAGTTCGACTACATCTTCTTCACAG GGAGCCCCCGCGTGGGCAAGATTGTCATGGCCGCCGCTGCCAAGCACCTGACTCCCGTCACCCTGGAGCTGGGGGGCAAGAACCCCTGCTACGTAGACGATGACTGCGACCCCCAGACCGTGGCCAACCGCGTGGTCTGGTTCCGCTGCTTCAACGCCGGCCAGACCTGCGTGGCCCCGGACTATGTCCTGTGCAGCCATGAGACACAGGAGCGGCTGCTGCCTGCCATGCAGAGTGCTATCACCCGCTTCTACGGTGAGGACCCCAAAAGCTCCCCGGACCTGGGCCGCATCGTTGGAGAAAAGCAGTTCCAGCGGGTGCAGGGCCTGCTGGGCTGTGGGCGCGTGGCCATCGGTGGCCAGAGCGACGAGAGCCAGCGCTACATTG CCCCCACAGTGCTGGTGGACGTGCAGGAGACGGAGCTGGTGATGCAGGAGGAGATCTTCGGGCCCATCCTGCCCATCGTGAATGTGCAGGGCCTGGCCGAGGCCGTGGACTTCATCACCCAGCGTGAGAAGCCCCTGGCGCTCTATGCCTTCTCCAACAACAGCCAG ggtctctag
- the LOC100667345 gene encoding aldehyde dehydrogenase family 3 member B1 isoform X4: protein MRLRMDPFSDTLRRLREAFRSGRTRAAEFRATQLKGLGRFLQENKQLLQDALAQDLHKSAFESEISEIGISQGEVNLALGNLRAWMKDEKVPKNLATQLDSAFIRKEPFGLVLIIAPWNYPLNLTLVPLVGALAAGNCVVLKPSEISKNVERVLAEVLPQYLDQSCFAVVLGGPEETGQLLENKFDYIFFTGSPRVGKIVMAAAAKHLTPVTLELGGKNPCYVDDDCDPQTVANRVVWFRCFNAGQTCVAPDYVLCSHETQERLLPAMQSAITRFYGEDPKSSPDLGRIVGEKQFQRVQGLLGCGRVAIGGQSDESQRYIAPTVLVDVQETELVMQEEIFGPILPIVNVQGLAEAVDFITQREKPLALYAFSNNSQVIKQVLAGTSSGGFCGNDGFMHMTLATLPFGGVGASGMGRYHGKFSFDTFSHHRACLLRSPGMEKVYAIRYPPYSSRNPRVLLAAMETWSSSCCTLL, encoded by the exons ATGCGCCTCAG GATGGACCCCTTTTCGGACACGCTGCGGCGGCTGCGGGAGGCCTTCAGGTCCGGGCGGACAAGAGCAGCCGAGTTCCGGGCCACGCAGCTCAAGGGCCTGGGCCGCTTCCTGCAGGAGAACAAGCAGCTTCTGCAGGACGCGCTGGCACAGGACCTGCACAAG TCAGCCTTCGAATCAGAGATATCCGAGATCGGAATCAGCCAGGGCGAGGTTAACCTGGCCCTCGGGAACCTGCGGGCCTGGATGAAGGACGAGAAAGTGCCCAAAAACCTG GCCACACAGCTGGATTCAGCCTTCATCCGGAAGGAGCCCTTCGGCCTTGTCCTCATCATCGCCCCCTGGAACTACCCCCTGAACCTAACACTGGTGCCCCTGGTGGGTGCCCTCGCGGCAG GCAACTGCGTGGTGCTGAAGCCCTCAGAGATTAGCAAGAACGTTGAGCGGGTCCTGGCCGAGGTGCTACCCCAATACCTGGATCAG AGCTGCTTTGCCGTGGTGCTGGGCGGGCCCGAGGAGACGGGGCAGCTCCTGGAGAACAAGTTCGACTACATCTTCTTCACAG GGAGCCCCCGCGTGGGCAAGATTGTCATGGCCGCCGCTGCCAAGCACCTGACTCCCGTCACCCTGGAGCTGGGGGGCAAGAACCCCTGCTACGTAGACGATGACTGCGACCCCCAGACCGTGGCCAACCGCGTGGTCTGGTTCCGCTGCTTCAACGCCGGCCAGACCTGCGTGGCCCCGGACTATGTCCTGTGCAGCCATGAGACACAGGAGCGGCTGCTGCCTGCCATGCAGAGTGCTATCACCCGCTTCTACGGTGAGGACCCCAAAAGCTCCCCGGACCTGGGCCGCATCGTTGGAGAAAAGCAGTTCCAGCGGGTGCAGGGCCTGCTGGGCTGTGGGCGCGTGGCCATCGGTGGCCAGAGCGACGAGAGCCAGCGCTACATTG CCCCCACAGTGCTGGTGGACGTGCAGGAGACGGAGCTGGTGATGCAGGAGGAGATCTTCGGGCCCATCCTGCCCATCGTGAATGTGCAGGGCCTGGCCGAGGCCGTGGACTTCATCACCCAGCGTGAGAAGCCCCTGGCGCTCTATGCCTTCTCCAACAACAGCCAG GTCATCAAGCAGGTGCTGGCAGGAACCAGCAGCGGGGGCTTTTGTGGGAATGACGGCTTCATGCACATGACGCTCGCCACCCTGCCCTTCGGAGGAGTGG GTGCCAGTGGGATGGGCAGGTACCACGGCAAGTTCTCCTTCGACACCTTCTCCCACCACCGTGCCTGCCTGCTGCGTTCTCCCGGGATGGAGAAGGTCTATGCCATCCGCTACCCGCCCTACTCATCACGCAACCCAAGGGTGCTGCTGGCAGCCATGGAGACCTGGAGCTCCAGCTGCTGCACTCTGCTCTGA
- the LOC100667345 gene encoding aldehyde dehydrogenase family 3 member B1 isoform X6: MRLRMDPFSDTLRRLREAFRSGRTRAAEFRATQLKGLGRFLQENKQLLQDALAQDLHKSAFESEISEIGISQGEVNLALGNLRAWMKDEKVPKNLATQLDSAFIRKEPFGLVLIIAPWNYPLNLTLVPLVGALAAGNCVVLKPSEISKNVERVLAEVLPQYLDQSCFAVVLGGPEETGQLLENKFDYIFFTGSPRVGKIVMAAAAKHLTPVTLELGGKNPCYVDDDCDPQTVANRVVWFRCFNAGQTCVAPDYVLCSHETQERLLPAMQSAITRFYGEDPKSSPDLGRIVGEKQFQRVQGLLGCGRVAIGGQSDESQRYIAPTVLVDVQETELVMQEEIFGPILPIVNVQGLAEAVDFITQREKPLALYAFSNNSQVPSSLFRLMVTQRATE, translated from the exons ATGCGCCTCAG GATGGACCCCTTTTCGGACACGCTGCGGCGGCTGCGGGAGGCCTTCAGGTCCGGGCGGACAAGAGCAGCCGAGTTCCGGGCCACGCAGCTCAAGGGCCTGGGCCGCTTCCTGCAGGAGAACAAGCAGCTTCTGCAGGACGCGCTGGCACAGGACCTGCACAAG TCAGCCTTCGAATCAGAGATATCCGAGATCGGAATCAGCCAGGGCGAGGTTAACCTGGCCCTCGGGAACCTGCGGGCCTGGATGAAGGACGAGAAAGTGCCCAAAAACCTG GCCACACAGCTGGATTCAGCCTTCATCCGGAAGGAGCCCTTCGGCCTTGTCCTCATCATCGCCCCCTGGAACTACCCCCTGAACCTAACACTGGTGCCCCTGGTGGGTGCCCTCGCGGCAG GCAACTGCGTGGTGCTGAAGCCCTCAGAGATTAGCAAGAACGTTGAGCGGGTCCTGGCCGAGGTGCTACCCCAATACCTGGATCAG AGCTGCTTTGCCGTGGTGCTGGGCGGGCCCGAGGAGACGGGGCAGCTCCTGGAGAACAAGTTCGACTACATCTTCTTCACAG GGAGCCCCCGCGTGGGCAAGATTGTCATGGCCGCCGCTGCCAAGCACCTGACTCCCGTCACCCTGGAGCTGGGGGGCAAGAACCCCTGCTACGTAGACGATGACTGCGACCCCCAGACCGTGGCCAACCGCGTGGTCTGGTTCCGCTGCTTCAACGCCGGCCAGACCTGCGTGGCCCCGGACTATGTCCTGTGCAGCCATGAGACACAGGAGCGGCTGCTGCCTGCCATGCAGAGTGCTATCACCCGCTTCTACGGTGAGGACCCCAAAAGCTCCCCGGACCTGGGCCGCATCGTTGGAGAAAAGCAGTTCCAGCGGGTGCAGGGCCTGCTGGGCTGTGGGCGCGTGGCCATCGGTGGCCAGAGCGACGAGAGCCAGCGCTACATTG CCCCCACAGTGCTGGTGGACGTGCAGGAGACGGAGCTGGTGATGCAGGAGGAGATCTTCGGGCCCATCCTGCCCATCGTGAATGTGCAGGGCCTGGCCGAGGCCGTGGACTTCATCACCCAGCGTGAGAAGCCCCTGGCGCTCTATGCCTTCTCCAACAACAGCCAG gtgccatcgagtttgttccgactcatggtgacccaacgtgcaacagaatga
- the NDUFS8 gene encoding NADH dehydrogenase [ubiquinone] iron-sulfur protein 8, mitochondrial, whose product MRCLATPSLLRVLAQAPRAGCLSGRSLHSSSVAATYKYVNIQEPKEDMKSMTDQAAQTLLWTELIRGLGMTLSYLFREPATINYPFEKGPLSPRFRGEHALRRYPSGEERCIACKLCEAICPAQAITIEAEPRADGSRRTTRYDIDMTKCIYCGFCQEACPVDAIVEGPNFEFSTETHEELLYNKEKLLNNGDKWEAEIAANIQADYLYR is encoded by the exons ATGCGCTGCCTGGCCACGCCGTCTCTGCTGCGAGTCCTGGCCCAGGCCCCACGTGCAG GTTGTCTCAGTGGCCGGAGCCTCCACAGCAGCTCCGTGGCAGCCACCTACA AGTATGTGAACATACAGGAGCCCAAGGAGGACATGAAGTCAATGACTGATCAGGCAGCTCAGACCCTACTGTGGACAGAGCTTATCCGAG GCCTGGGCATGACCCTGAGCTACCTGTTCCGGGAGCCGGCCACCATCAACTACCCATTTGAGAAGGGTCCACTGAGCCCGCGTTTCCGTGGTGAGCACGCGCTGCGCCGGTACCCATCCGGGGAGGAGCGCTGCATCGCCTGCAAGCTCTGCGAGGCCATCTGCCCCGCCCAG GCCATCACCATTGAAGCAGAGCCACGGGCAGATGGCAGCCGCCGGACCACCCGCTATGATATTGACATGACCAAGTGCATCTACTGCGGCTTCTGCCAGGAGGCCTGTCCCGTGGATGCTATCGTGGAG GGCCCCAACTTTGAGTTCTCCACGGAGACGCACGAGGAGCTACTGTACAACAAGGAGAAGCTGCTCAACAATGGGGACAAGTGGGAGGCTGAGATTGCTGCCAACATCCAGGCCGACTACCTCTACCGGTGA
- the LOC100667345 gene encoding aldehyde dehydrogenase family 3 member B1 isoform X2, with product MDPFSDTLRRLREAFRSGRTRAAEFRATQLKGLGRFLQENKQLLQDALAQDLHKSAFESEISEIGISQGEVNLALGNLRAWMKDEKVPKNLATQLDSAFIRKEPFGLVLIIAPWNYPLNLTLVPLVGALAAGNCVVLKPSEISKNVERVLAEVLPQYLDQSCFAVVLGGPEETGQLLENKFDYIFFTGSPRVGKIVMAAAAKHLTPVTLELGGKNPCYVDDDCDPQTVANRVVWFRCFNAGQTCVAPDYVLCSHETQERLLPAMQSAITRFYGEDPKSSPDLGRIVGEKQFQRVQGLLGCGRVAIGGQSDESQRYIAPTVLVDVQETELVMQEEIFGPILPIVNVQGLAEAVDFITQREKPLALYAFSNNSQVPVGWAGTTASSPSTPSPTTVPACCVLPGWRRSMPSATRPTHHATQGCCWQPWRPGAPAAALCSELPPHRHPGTRLGPLAGGDGPGVHKQAKTRAASSPAALQLSNPSPSPMLATTSWQKADRHRNLRHLLSWEGTVEGSRDVVQAAPWKP from the exons ATGGACCCCTTTTCGGACACGCTGCGGCGGCTGCGGGAGGCCTTCAGGTCCGGGCGGACAAGAGCAGCCGAGTTCCGGGCCACGCAGCTCAAGGGCCTGGGCCGCTTCCTGCAGGAGAACAAGCAGCTTCTGCAGGACGCGCTGGCACAGGACCTGCACAAG TCAGCCTTCGAATCAGAGATATCCGAGATCGGAATCAGCCAGGGCGAGGTTAACCTGGCCCTCGGGAACCTGCGGGCCTGGATGAAGGACGAGAAAGTGCCCAAAAACCTG GCCACACAGCTGGATTCAGCCTTCATCCGGAAGGAGCCCTTCGGCCTTGTCCTCATCATCGCCCCCTGGAACTACCCCCTGAACCTAACACTGGTGCCCCTGGTGGGTGCCCTCGCGGCAG GCAACTGCGTGGTGCTGAAGCCCTCAGAGATTAGCAAGAACGTTGAGCGGGTCCTGGCCGAGGTGCTACCCCAATACCTGGATCAG AGCTGCTTTGCCGTGGTGCTGGGCGGGCCCGAGGAGACGGGGCAGCTCCTGGAGAACAAGTTCGACTACATCTTCTTCACAG GGAGCCCCCGCGTGGGCAAGATTGTCATGGCCGCCGCTGCCAAGCACCTGACTCCCGTCACCCTGGAGCTGGGGGGCAAGAACCCCTGCTACGTAGACGATGACTGCGACCCCCAGACCGTGGCCAACCGCGTGGTCTGGTTCCGCTGCTTCAACGCCGGCCAGACCTGCGTGGCCCCGGACTATGTCCTGTGCAGCCATGAGACACAGGAGCGGCTGCTGCCTGCCATGCAGAGTGCTATCACCCGCTTCTACGGTGAGGACCCCAAAAGCTCCCCGGACCTGGGCCGCATCGTTGGAGAAAAGCAGTTCCAGCGGGTGCAGGGCCTGCTGGGCTGTGGGCGCGTGGCCATCGGTGGCCAGAGCGACGAGAGCCAGCGCTACATTG CCCCCACAGTGCTGGTGGACGTGCAGGAGACGGAGCTGGTGATGCAGGAGGAGATCTTCGGGCCCATCCTGCCCATCGTGAATGTGCAGGGCCTGGCCGAGGCCGTGGACTTCATCACCCAGCGTGAGAAGCCCCTGGCGCTCTATGCCTTCTCCAACAACAGCCAG GTGCCAGTGGGATGGGCAGGTACCACGGCAAGTTCTCCTTCGACACCTTCTCCCACCACCGTGCCTGCCTGCTGCGTTCTCCCGGGATGGAGAAGGTCTATGCCATCCGCTACCCGCCCTACTCATCACGCAACCCAAGGGTGCTGCTGGCAGCCATGGAGACCTGGAGCTCCAGCTGCTGCACTCTGCTCTGAGCTGCCTCCGCACAGGCACCCAGGCACACGTCTAGGTCCTTTGGCTGGTGGAGACGGGCCTGGAGTCCACAAACAGGCCAAGACCAGGGCTGCCTCCTCCCCAGCTGCCCTCCAACTCAGTAACCCATCGCCCTCCCCCATGTTGGCCACCACGTCCTGGCAGAAGGCAGACAGACACAGGAACCTGAGACACCTGCTTTCCTGGGAGGGGACAGTAGAGGGGTCTCGGGATGTGGTCCAGGCTGCACCATGGAAACCCTGA